From Nitrospinota bacterium, the proteins below share one genomic window:
- a CDS encoding adenosine kinase, translating into MNYDLVGIGNALVDIEVQVDDAFVEELSVTKGGMTLSSEAEQEKILNILKSKPRKLSSGGSAANTIHGASVLGAKSYYLGRVANDENGKHYTEDMRSCEVGFCGPGSDDTGTGTCVILITPDAERTMLTNLGVSSMLHPDNVDDTIIQDAKAVYVEGYLWTGDETRKAGLHMAKAAKKVGVPVAFTLSDAFVVNTFKESLVDFIQWDVDILFCNEVEAQAMTGETDSRKAFDKLLAWVDILFLTLGSNGSLAGKSGNEPVQVNTFPVNAVDTTGAGDLFAAGALYGLINEKTLSESAILGSYCAAQVVSHIGGRLPTHSHKRIENILAEYHEHHPYKHS; encoded by the coding sequence ATGAATTACGATCTTGTAGGAATAGGCAACGCCCTGGTTGATATTGAAGTTCAGGTTGATGATGCCTTTGTGGAAGAATTGTCGGTGACCAAAGGCGGCATGACCCTTTCCTCTGAAGCCGAGCAGGAAAAAATTTTAAATATCCTGAAGTCCAAACCCCGCAAGCTTTCATCAGGCGGTTCGGCAGCCAATACGATTCATGGCGCAAGTGTTCTGGGGGCAAAATCCTATTACCTGGGCCGTGTGGCCAATGATGAAAACGGGAAGCATTACACCGAAGATATGAGGTCCTGCGAGGTTGGGTTTTGCGGACCTGGTTCCGATGATACAGGCACGGGTACCTGTGTGATTCTCATAACCCCCGATGCTGAACGCACGATGCTTACGAACCTGGGAGTTTCTTCGATGCTTCATCCTGATAATGTGGACGATACCATTATACAGGATGCCAAGGCAGTTTATGTAGAAGGTTATTTGTGGACGGGTGATGAAACCCGCAAGGCTGGATTACATATGGCGAAGGCTGCTAAAAAAGTGGGCGTTCCCGTTGCATTCACTTTGAGTGATGCATTTGTGGTCAACACATTTAAAGAAAGCCTTGTAGACTTTATCCAATGGGATGTCGATATTCTTTTTTGCAACGAAGTGGAAGCACAGGCTATGACTGGCGAAACTGATTCCCGCAAGGCTTTTGATAAGCTGTTAGCCTGGGTGGATATTTTGTTTTTGACTTTGGGTTCCAATGGATCACTTGCCGGGAAAAGTGGTAACGAGCCTGTTCAGGTTAACACTTTTCCTGTTAATGCGGTCGATACAACGGGTGCCGGCGACCTTTTTGCCGCTGGTGCTCTTTATGGACTGATCAACGAGAAGACGTTAAGTGAATCGGCAATTTTAGGTTCCTATTGTGCGGCTCAGGTGGTTTCCCACATTGGAGGACGGCTGCCGACACATTCCCACAAGCGTATTGAAAATATCCTGGCCGAATATCACGAGCACCATCCGTATAAACATTCCTGA